Proteins encoded by one window of Chondromyces crocatus:
- a CDS encoding alpha/beta hydrolase, producing the protein MALLVLYGGASELAARHLTAPRTGLSRPRSLSEAPPSSFVTADGLRLASLRVDPPASPARGTVVLAHGVGNDRRLLVDTVGPALKDRGYRLFAFDFRAHGESEGDRTTLGSAEARDVAEALQQARQFGGPVGFVGFSMGAVAYLLSGSEADAAVLDSPYASLRGALSSRLGRAGLISPLSAGVLARVSARLPTPLDTVRPAGRVAHLTRPTLFLFAEFDQWVPREAREAYTREGTVCVSCEQELLPGETHGGHFSTAWAQRVASFLDAKLDP; encoded by the coding sequence GTGGCCTTGCTGGTCCTGTACGGGGGAGCAAGTGAGCTCGCGGCGCGGCACCTGACCGCACCTCGCACGGGCCTGAGCCGACCCCGGTCCCTCTCGGAGGCTCCCCCCTCGTCCTTCGTCACCGCCGATGGGCTCCGCCTGGCCAGCTTGCGCGTCGACCCTCCCGCCAGCCCAGCGCGTGGGACCGTCGTGCTGGCTCATGGGGTTGGCAATGATCGTCGCCTCCTGGTCGATACCGTCGGTCCAGCCTTGAAGGACCGCGGCTATCGGCTCTTTGCCTTCGACTTTCGCGCTCATGGAGAGAGCGAAGGAGACCGGACGACCTTGGGCTCCGCCGAAGCCCGCGACGTCGCAGAGGCCTTGCAGCAAGCCCGGCAATTCGGTGGCCCCGTCGGCTTCGTGGGTTTCTCCATGGGCGCGGTCGCTTACTTGCTCTCGGGCTCGGAAGCCGACGCTGCCGTCCTCGACTCTCCCTATGCTTCGCTCCGCGGCGCCCTGTCTTCGCGTCTGGGACGCGCAGGCCTGATCTCCCCGCTCAGCGCCGGCGTCCTGGCGCGAGTCTCGGCGCGCTTGCCAACGCCGCTGGATACGGTGCGTCCCGCAGGTCGCGTGGCGCACCTGACCAGGCCGACGCTGTTCCTGTTCGCCGAGTTCGATCAGTGGGTGCCGCGTGAGGCCCGCGAGGCATACACGCGGGAGGGCACGGTCTGCGTCTCATGCGAGCAGGAGCTCCTCCCCGGGGAGACCCATGGAGGTCACTTTTCGACGGCCTGGGCACAACGGGTGGCGTCGTTCCTCGACGCGAAGCTCGACCCGTGA